A single Mytilus trossulus isolate FHL-02 chromosome 12, PNRI_Mtr1.1.1.hap1, whole genome shotgun sequence DNA region contains:
- the LOC134692003 gene encoding uncharacterized protein LOC134692003, whose amino-acid sequence MEPVVFDSYNILTREIASGLSTENVKTIKFIVKEFGKGVLEKIISGTDLLQLMEERNWLSAERVDRLSELLQTIGRHDLDNKVQMYADSAISRNLSNHNYYGIYGMQINENYVETSMYKKIVDHLQCHNTVIMKGPPGTWKSQHAFRYAQYFSKEKSTDKSLIWRVDCNTDLNIFNSFSHLMNFLKIQCVNSKNRVMESIEVMLSRALDALANDKYKESKHLFILLGFTSTSLPKETIQTLLQGMKAHTNIFVIATVSESLSSDFNSNIIEMRGMLEKEAIDFLHVSTSNTTSKEKAKVLAKKLSYLPTGLLFARTYMHTTHISIESYLKNLETITNGTTDDSSTKACELLIQRAETEMSGEERKLLHYLPYMNTDNIPVLFLKYVLPRFLIDDSKTVLINNFLKTLRNHSLISIKGEDDSRVVAAHSYTLMILKSSETKENKTKYLNTLLDFFVSYFDLDARWLEVIHRNVLFLDHAEAFLSNVDIEFESQSRDIKAKLCYLYTAIGITYRLYGNTELSAAVYLSKAKNTLYKNILGCNSFQCNKTENSYDTIKEYLNGSEALRKHCKDIFPKLLSNSNELSKMFINNFVENKCRSSRSISLLCKYSDINIENVNNNQLSGVEVDHLRSKNLIMDAEHIAETFYIELLIRILYNESKNTWLVEMSKDEFSAGKRTLMKRLSSAYFPVTPESLTQHQLAHRLTHLLKKHMESAHMTSTQAIGPEVKQVRMFCPVFSPVTHRSGIMYMARSIFDDEKFPILLDEAIRLLDNIDKGIEGKGFTEFGVVKRIGESSLFHSVMKDTLKMECYEKLAKAVQPKKKELLQKAIAIAKRLECQINDMTSWKALSGIHLKIVKLFIRTQTDENIKKAKYHYKKAYDREFESNNTRFTRFHQRAVIHYAECCIQFPKSDELTDARQILFDIKRRIGADALFEDEIKKIDYSLEQLLKNKKPVSTVIGDDDTITREDKGVQTVSSQDIYQKRLCQNMRDRLISDKKRVQSELQRIDMEMKEVENELQKIISVSDHE is encoded by the exons ATGGAACCAGTGGTTTTTGACAGTTACAACATTTTAACAAGGGAAATTGCATCAGGCTTATCTACAG AAAATGTTAagacaataaaatttattgtgAAGGAGTTTGGAAAAGGAGTACTTGAAAAGATTATTTCGGGGACAGATCTTTTACAGCTCATGGAGGAAAGAAACTGGCTCTCTGCGGAACGAGTTGATAGGCTATCAGAACTTCTTCAAACAATTGGAAGACATGACTTAGACAATAAAGTACAGATGTACGCAGATTCTGCAATCTCAAGGAATCTCTCTAACCATA ATTATTATGGAATATATGGTATGCAGATTAATGAAAACTATGTGGAGACATCCATGTACAAGAAAATCGTAGACCATCTGCAGTGTCATAATACTGTGATTATGAAAG gcCCACCTGGCACATGGAAGTCACAACATGCTTTCAGATATGCCCAGTACTTTTCTAAAGAGAAAAGCACAGACAAATCTTTGATTTGGAGAGTAGATTGTAATActgatttaaacatttttaattccTTTTCCCACTTgatgaattttctaaaaattcagTGTGTTAACTCAAAAAACAGAGTTATGGAATCAATAGAAGTTATGCTGTCGAGAGCATTAGACGCCCTtgcaaatgataaatataaagaatCGAAGCATTTATTCATCCTTCTTGGATTCACTAGTACATCGCTGCCAAAGGAAACAATACAAACTTTATTACAAGGCATGAAGGCACATACTAACATCTTTGTAATAGCAACCGTTAGTGAATCTCTGTCAAGTGATTTCAATTCCAACATCATTGAAATGCGTGGGATGTTGGAGAAAGAAGCTATAGACTTTCTTCATGTCTCTACAAGTAATACTACCTCAAAAGAAAAAGCGAAAGTTCTAGCAAAAAAACTTAGTTATTTACCCACAGGCCTACTTTTTGCAAGAACATATATGCATACAACACACATAAGTATTGAATCATATTTAAAGAATTTGGAGACCATAACAAATGGTACCACTGATGATTCATCGACGAAAGCATGTGAGTTGCTTATTCAACGGGCAGAAACAGAAATGTCTGGAGAGGAAAGGAAACTGCTTCATTACTTGCCATATATGAATACAGACAATATACCTGTCCTCTTTCTAAAATATGTCTTACCTCGTTTCCTGATAGATGATTCAAAAACTGTGTTGATCAACAACTTTCTGAAGACCCTCAGGAATCATtcattaatatcaataaaaggTGAGGATGATTCTAGAGTAGTTGCAGCTCATTCTTACACGCTAATGATACTAAAATCGTccgaaacaaaagaaaacaaaacaaagtatTTAAACACACTTCTTGACTTTTTCGTTAGTTATTTTGACCTTGATGCTCGCTGGCTTGAAGTTATTCATAGAAATGTTCTATTTCTCGATCACGCAGAAGCATTTCTTAGTAATGTTGATATTGAATTTGAATCTCAGTCAAGAGATATAAAAGCTAAGTTATGCTATTTATACACTGCAATTGGGATAACATACCGACTTTATGGTAATACTGAACTTTCTGCTGCAGTGTATCTTTCTAAGGCGAAAAATactctatataaaaatattttaggaTGCAATTCTTTCCAATGCAACAAGACAGAAAACTCTTACGATAcaataaaagaatatttaaatggCAGCGAGGCTTTAAGAAAACACTGCAAAGACATATTTCCAAAATTGCTAAGCAACAGTAACGaactttcaaaaatgtttataaacaactttGTTGAAAACAAGTGCAGAAGTTCAAGAAGTATTAGTCTATTGTGTAAATATAGCGATATAAATATCGAGAACGTTAACAATAATCAACTCTCTGGTGTAGAAGTAGATCATCTCCGAAGTAAAAACTTGATAATGGATGCTGAGCATATTGCCGAAACGTTTTATATTGAACTTCTTATCAGGATTCTCTATAACGAAAGTAAAAACACGTGGTTGGTTGAAATGTCAAAAGATGAGTTTTCTGCAGGAAAAAGAACTTTAATGAAACGGTTGTCTAGTGCTTATTTTCCGGTAACCCCTGAAAGCTTAACGCAACATCAACTAGCCCATAGACTTACACATCTGCTGAAGAAACACATGGAGTCTGCACATATGACCAGTACTCAGGCTATAGGTCCTGAGGTAAAACAAGTTCGTATGTTTTGCCCAGTGTTTAGTCCTGTTACCCATCGAAGTGGCATTATGTACATGGCACGTTCAATTTTTGATGATGAAAAGTTTCCTATTCTACTTGATGAAGCTATAAGGTTATTAGACAACATAGACAAAGGCATTGAAGGGAAAGGATTCACTGAATTCGGAGTTGTTAAACGCATTGGGGAATCGAGTCTTTTTCactcagtaatgaaagacacgCTGAAAATGGAATGCTATGAAAAATTAGCCAAAGCTGTCCAACCGAAAAAGAAGGAACTTTTACAGAAAGCTATTGCTATTGCTAAACGATTGGAATGTCAAATAAATGACATGACATCATGGAAAGCTCTGTCTGGAATCCATTTGAAAATTGTCAAACTTTTCATAAGAACCCAAACAGACgaaaatataaagaaagcaAAATACCATTATAAAAAGGCATACGATCGCGAATTTGAAAGTAATAATACAAGATTCACTCGATTTCATCAAAGGGCTGTTATTCATTATGCTGAATGCTGCATACAATTTCCTAAGTCTGATGAATTGACGGATGCCAGGCAAATATTGTTCGATATAAAGCGTCGGATAGGAGCTGATGCACTATTTgaagatgaaattaaaaagatagaCTATAGTTTA